The following proteins are encoded in a genomic region of Salminus brasiliensis chromosome 17, fSalBra1.hap2, whole genome shotgun sequence:
- the foxq2 gene encoding forkhead box Q2, with product MEDRSACSNCQEQLGLRFTIDYLLYNKGHKTEREGSKESSSTAVVPHTTVDDQVNEVLPEEQSGRLVDQEHGQGRSDKQKGQPENEKTGVTRKESKEQKPTESYITLISMAILASVEKKLLLADIYKWIMDHYPYFKSKDKNWRNSVRHNLSLNECFIKAGRSDSGKGHFWAIHPANFHDFSNGDYRRRQPRRRVRRVTGRLPYNLDVPYQSFNRVKEMPCWYCPVPQFLPCFTTRAHWGWTSLQASQTPSLNGLL from the exons ATGGAGGACCGCAGCGCCTGCAGCAACTGTCAGGAGCAATTGGGACTTCGTTTTACCATCGACTACCTGTTGTACAACAAAGGTCACAAGACTGAAAGAGAGGGATCGAAGGAGAGCTCTTCTACAGCAGTAGTTCCACACACCACTGTTGATGACCAGGTTAATGAAGTTCTTCCAGAAGAGCAGAGTGGAAGACTGGTGGATCAGGAGCATGGCCAGGGTAGATCAGATAAACAGAAAGGACAGCCTGAAAATGAAAAGACAGGGGTTACCAGAAAAGAGAGCAAAGAACAAAAACCCACAGAGTCCTACATCACCCTCATTTCCATGGCCATCCTGGCCTCGGTGGAAAAGAAGCTCCTGCTGGCTGATATCTACAAGTGGATCATGGATCATTATCCTTACTTCAAGAGCAAG GACAAGAACTGGAGGAACAGCGTCAGACACAACCTTTCCCTGAACGAGTGCTTCATCAAGGCTGGACGTAGCGACAGCGGCAAAGGTCACTTTTGGGCTATTCACCCAGCCAACTTCCACGACTTCTCCAATGGTGACTATCGGCGACGCCAACCCAGAAGGAGGGTCCGTAGGGTGACGGGACGGCTCCCCTACAACCTGGATGTCCCCTACCAGTCCTTCAACCGTGTGAAGGAGATGCCCTGCTGGTATTGTCCAGTTCCCCAGTTCCTTCCGTGCTTCACAACCAGAGCGCACTGGGGCTGGACCTCCCTCCAAGCGAGTCAGACACCTTCCCTCAACGGCCTGCTGTGA
- the LOC140537996 gene encoding semaphorin-4E, translated as MSSPLLIPDVLCGLLLFCAFTVLCALDCTPRKSVPYESSHLKVFREEGIWNYSSMLMREDLGLLILGAREAIYALDINNISFAKAKASWQVTQEKRNECTYKGKHPDIECRNYIRTLHQINSNVMYVCGTNAFNPICDDLTYVDGKLKLQGKQEEGKGKCPFDPFQRYSSIVVDGDLYSATVLNFLGSEPVILRSSQTVLRSEFKSSWLNEPTFIYMDVVPESMDSPENDDDKIYMFFSENAVEFDFYSKLVVSRVARICKSDRGGLRTLQRKWTSFLKATLDCPVPGNILPYVIQDVYHVRYDNWRENMFYAIFTSQSASNDVSSAVCAYSVLDINGVFAHGKYKTPVPVEASHMKWVMYTGDLPVPRPGACINNAARASGINSSLDLPDKNLQFIRDRPLMDDSVKPLTGKPLLFRRGISFTRLVVDRTFALDGQAYLVMFVGTDNGFVQKAVNYNGEMHIIEELQLFRSPEPITVLRLSTNTSQLYAGSASGVVQMPVADCSRYSSCLDCVLARDPYCAWDLSTQHCTTLPSPSKDVDLVQSLKEGNPSRCPDPVPVKVMNRSLVLGNNIKLPCQKDLILAKVNWSFTGKPLNPSNRKYSIYSDGLIIYNASAADAGRYACGTVEQVLSKQYHRTLAIYELHIPSLVNDKDNTEVGMSKEESPTTAPTVVEPSPPQSRSTMNSLMAIEIALAVVSVLLLALLLWNFSKGHLSLHRFSRQKPSKQPSKQPRSLPPNDSAPYLRQEDTSLESTERAGLFLYPNNNHRNGTDRSLKYAMDESEI; from the exons ATGTCATCTCCTCTCCTAATCCCAGATGTCCTGTGTGGCTTGCTCCTTTTTTGTGCCTTCACTGTTCTCTGCGCTCTGGACTGTACACCTCGGAAAAGCGTCCCGTATGAAA GTAGCCATCTGAAAGTGTTCAGAGAGGAGGGTATCTGGAATTACTCCTCCATGCTGATGAGAGAGGACTTGGGACTGCTGATACTGGGAGCCAGAGAAGCCATCTATGCTCTTGACATCAACAACATCTCTTTCGCTAAGGCCAAG GCAAGCTGGCAAGTCACACAGGAGAAACGGAATGAGTGCACCTACAAAGGAAAGCATCCTGAT ATCGAGTGCCGGAACTACATAAGAACACTTCATCAAATCAACAGCAATGTTATGTACGTCTGCGGCACAAATGCTTTTAATCCCATCTGTGATGACCTT ACGTATGTTGACGGAAAGCTGAAACTGCAGGGGAAACAGGAGGAGGGGAAAGGCAAATGTCCCTTTGATCCCTTTCAGAGGTATTCCTCCATCGTAGTTG ATGGAGACCTGTACTCTGCCACTGTCCTTAATTTCCTGGGCTCCGAGCCAGTCATCCTCCGCAGCTCTCAGACTGTCCTGCGCTCTGAATTTAAAAGCTCCTGGCTCAATG AACCCACCTTTATCTACATGGACGTGGTCCCAGAGAGCATGGACAGTCCTGAAAATGATGATGACAAGATCTACATGTTTTTCAGTGAGAATGCAGTAGAATTTGATTTCTACAGCAAGCTCGTAGTATCACGTGTCGCCAGAATCTGCAAG AGTGATAGGGGTGGCCTGAGAACTCTGCAGAGGAAATGGACCTCTTTCCTTAAGGCCACTCTGGACTGCCCCGTCCCTGGGAACATTCTTCCTTACGTCATACAGGACGTCTATCATGTCCGCTATGACAACTGGAGGGAAAATATGTTTTATGCCATCTTCACTTCGCAATC AGCCTCAAATGATGTGTCTTCGGCAGTGTGCGCATACTCTGTGTTGGACATTAATGGAGTGTTCGCTCACGGAAAGTATAAAACACCTGTACCTGTAGAGGCTTCTCACATGAAGTGGGTCATGTACACTGGAGACCTTCCTGTCCCTCGACCAGGAGCT TGCATCAACAATGCAGCGAGAGCTTCAGGAATCAACAGCTCTCTGGACCTTCCGGACAAAAACCTCCAGTTCATCCGGGATCGGCCGCTCATGGACGACAGCGTGAAGCCCCTCACAGGCAAGCCGCTGCTGTTCAGGAGAGGGATTTCATTCACTCGCCTTGTGGTTGACCGCACGTTTGCACTGGATGGACAGGCTTACCTGGTCATGTTTGTTGGCACAG ACAATGGCTTTGTACAGAAGGCAGTGAACTACAATGGGGAGATGCACATCATCGAGGAATTACAGCTGTTCAGAAGTCCTGAGCCCATCACTGTCCTGCGGCTCTCTACTAACACG AGCCAGCTGTATGCAGGTTCAGCATCTGGTGTGGTGCAGATGCCTGTGGCTGACTGCAGTCGCTACTCATCATGTCTGGACTGTGTTCTCGCCAGAGACCCATACTGTGCCTGGGACCTGAGCACTCAGCACTGCACCACTTTACCCAGCCCATCCAAAGATGT tgaTTTGGTACAAAGTTTAAAAGAGGGCAATCCATCTCGCTGTCCTGACCCAG TCCCTGTGAAGGTGATGAACCGGTCCCTTGTGCTGGGCAACAACATCAAGCTGCCATGCCAAAAGGACTTGATTCTGGCTAAGGTCAACTGGAGCTTCACCGGAAAGCCACTAAACCCATCCAACAGgaagtacagcatctacagtGATGGCCTCATTATCTACAATGCTTCAGCCGCTGATGCCGGCCGCTACGCCTGCGGGACAGTGGAGCAGGTGCTCAGTAAACAGTACCACAGAACACTGGCCATTTATGAGCTACACATCCCTTCACTTGTAAATGACAAAGACAATACTGAAGTTGGCATGTCTAAAGAAGAATCACCAACTACTGCTCCAACTGTGGTGGAGCCGTCACCTCCACAGAGTCGGAGCACAATGAACAGCTTGATGGCTATTGAGATTGCTCTGGCTGTGGTGTCTGTGCTGTTGTTGGCCTTGTTGCTGTGGAACTTTTCCAAGGGCCATTTGTCTCTGCACAGGTTCTCCAGGCAGAAGCCCAGCAAGCAGCCAAGCAAGCAGCCCAGATCGCTGCCTCCGAATGACTCTGCTCCGTACCTAAGGCAAGAGGACACTTCTTTAGAAAGCACAGAACGGGCTGGACTGTTTCTCTATCCAAATAATAATCACAGAAATGGGACTGACCGTTCTTTAAAGTATGCCATGGATGAGTCTGAAATTTGA